A region from the Drosophila mauritiana strain mau12 chromosome 2L, ASM438214v1, whole genome shotgun sequence genome encodes:
- the LOC117143884 gene encoding uncharacterized protein LOC117143884 isoform X4 — MFRFYKLYSLYMNNMASGPAGQREWCLCEKLPRAVLHIPSPITDTFGGAISKRSRNSIRPRIHRSRPLPPLSKVLTNILSSQNSKDDREMGGGLSSCNCKDSQSTDSELASQFCPFDQYEGPSEDALVVNSARYMLHRPKSLHIEPRQDVHNNRIESLNFQFNTTKNTPSPNADNLSGILFMTHSVRKNLKKTIDNIGNECHISGKARPTNSSDPKPAVTQQSNREIKAKESEDLERSSILSSIMDKVFSSQESKSSNCVDDKIPELEDINKTINDMFVEDPERVSLKSNVSNEHSVFSSNKTNHYEDYSQPVSKTLSISNSTWERICETKPKSTLYKCARCGQHKHREDIFAKIKIKDSKVPGKPDANQIRLNKKIGCAIKQRLNNLRSFSGAQECKKLEHERKTLGDQGVIPELFRENRSMQKRKATDDIAKEENIRRQSISTSIQRKEDSLASQTPIKDHSTSNCLNIQAKIDKILRRDNNPAKIYDQPKITLSKIHHECLQKRPRIALKDVNLNQSQIPDNNFQLRRHKEPSFNWGVMQICETVSHRSLVIPKTLVPTYVGELVHIGQATNCYIKENILPDYPSSSLFEFRIPDISPNELLSYRSSDDISGSCTPIPHTASPKEQPISHKNPCLPVDPTQPEKSESRKTIYENLELSFTTQKADSFNHPNDKLTDYENQLVDMNEKCINANFSSLSDNNMSQTSNADLKSLRKEENPLKESNPKTDITAVGNTFARSKENKENSKDTLYQENRITLQKYSHSKLSNAIRKQIDKSLQQKIKKIMSKPIKLLKSNDSDSVDKFVEPFTNKLSVFEEYNANSTQENLKLGPNAILNKETDTAFSNSFTELSSSQKPLRLIANRCSSSEPKCLAKESKVETDSDGASEPMMTCRTTEYEGLPPLNWQVISMGSAHPNNIVQDDSETSLGEEYYCPIHMCGSLIKTNTFSSHILQDHRVGKTKGASPQEDYHQLVEGLPKQFSFDGALLTKGNTFVALLFYTSLAKESTLRSHRMRNHPLTMLAAPKMAKDDTLAGVFFWLLGCPSCAQLLAKLTVYDPFDQIGRSMIIRPRDLSQNQDPREFVANSKDHLLITVPHKQRTFQITVVIDEPQT, encoded by the exons ATGTTCCGCTTCTACAAGTTGTACTCATTGTACATGAACAACATGGCCAGTGGACCTGCAGGGCAGCGGGAGTGGTGCCTGTGCGAGAAACTGCCGCGGGCGGTGCTCCACATTCCG AGTCCCATTACGGATACTTTTGGAGGAGCTATCTCCAAGAGGAGCAGGAACAGCATTCGCCCACGCATCCACAGGAGTCGCCCATTGCCACCACTTTCCAAAGTCTTAACCAATATCTTGAGCAGCCAAAACTCGAAGGATGACAGAGAGATGGGTGGTGGATTGAGTAGCTGCAACTGTAAGGACTCGCAATCGACCGATTCCGAGCTGGCTAGCCAGTTCTGTCCATTTGATCAGTATGAAGGTCCATCCGAAGATGCTCTTGTCGTGAATAGCGCTCGATATATGCTCCATCGACCGAAATCACTGCACATCGAACCACGACAGGATGTGCACAACAATCGCATTGAATCTTTGAACTTTCAGTTCAACACTACCAAGAACACCCCGAGTCCAAACGCTGACAATCTATCGGGCATCCTATTCATGACGCATTCAGTTCGTAAAAACCTTAAGAAAACCATTGATAACATTGGAAACGAATGTCATATTTCAGGTAAAGCCAGACCAACCAACAGCTCGGACCCCAAACCGGCAGTTACTCAGCAGAGCAATCGGGAAATTAAGGCCAAAGAGTCGGAAGACCTCGAGAGATCTTCCATTTTAAGCTCAATCATGGACAAAGTATTCAGCTCACAGGAATCGAAAAGCTCAAACTGCGTGGATGACAAGATACCAGAATTGGAGGATATTAATAAGACGATCAACGACATGTTTGTCGAGGACCCTGAACGCGTTTCTTTGAAAAGTAATGTATCAAATGAGCACAGTGTATTTTCttcaaataaaacaaaccACTACGAAGATTATTCCCAGCCCGTTTCAAAAACACTAAGCATAAGCAATTCAACCTGGGAACGAATTTGCGAAACCAAACCCAAATCGACATTATATAAGTGTGCTCGCTGCGGACAGCATAAGCATCGTGAAGATATATTtgccaaaattaaaataaaggATAGTAAAGTTCCAGGAAAACCCGATGCGAATCAAATCAGGCTGAATAAAAAGATAGGATGCGCAATAAAGCAAAGGCTAAATAACTTAAGATCCTTTTCAGGAGCACAAGAATGTAAAAAACTCGAACACGAAAGGAAGACACTAGGAGATCAAGGGGTAATCCCAGAGCTTTTTAGAGAAAACCGAAGTATGCAAAAGCGAAAAGCTACGGATGACATCGCAAAAGAGGAAAATATAAGACGGCAATCCATAAGTACAAGCATTCAAAGGAAGGAGGATTCTTTGGCATCACAGACTCCCATAAAAGATCATAGCActtcaaattgtttaaatatacAAGCAAAAATAGATAAAATCCTACGGAGGGATAACAATCCAGCCAAAATATATGATCAACCAAAGATCACTCTTTCCAAGATACACCACGAATGTCTTCAAAAACGACCCAGAATCGCACTTAAAGATGTGAATTTAAACCAATCTCAAATACCGGATAATAACTTTCAATTACGTAGACATAAGGAGCCATCGTTCAACTGGGGAGTGATGCAAATCTGCGAGACTGTATCTCATAGGAGTCTAGTAATCCCCAAAACACTGGTTCCCACTTATGTTGGTGAGTTGGTGCATATCGGTCAAGCCACGAATTGCTATATCAAGGAAAATATTCTTCCGGACTATCCGTCTTCGTCCCTCTTTGAGTTTCGTATCCCTGACATTAGTCCCAACGAGCTGCTATCCTATCGAAGTTCGGATGACATTAGCGGAAGCTGTACTCCAATACCTCATACAGCGAGTCCAAAGGAGCAACCTATAAGCCACAAAAACCCGTGTCTTCCGGTTGATCCAACCCAGCCAGAAAAATCGGAAAGTCGAAAGACTATATACGAAAATCTTGAATTGTCGTTCACCACACAAAAAGCAGATAGTTTTAACCATCCCAATGACAAATTAACTGATTATGAAAACCAATTGGTAGATATGAATGAGAAATGCATAAATGCTAATTTTAGTTCCTTAAGTGACAACAATATGAGCCAAACATCAAATGCAGATTTAAAAAGTTTAAGAAAGGAAGAGAATCCATTAAAAGAATCCAATCCAAAGACTGACATTACGGCAGTTGGTAATACGTTTGCGAGatcaaaagaaaataaagaaaattcGAAGGATACATTGTACCAGGAAAACCGCATTACGTTACAAAAGTACAGTCACTCAAAATTGAGCAATGCGATTAGAAAACAAATCGACAAATCCTTGCAACAGAAGATCAAAAAAATTATGAGTAAACCGATAAAGTTGCTAAAATCAAATGATTCAGATTCAGTTGACAAATTTGTGGAACCATTTACAAACAAATTAAGTGTTTTCGAAGAATATAATGCAAACTCTACACAAGAAAACTTGAAACTTGGACCAAATGCCATTTTGAATAAAGAAACGGATACAGCTTTTTCAAATTCCTTCACGGAATTAAGTTCAAGTCAAAAGCCACTACGTCTTATAGCCAACCGGTGCTCCTCAAGTGAACCAAAGTGTCTAGCTAAAGAATCTAAGGTAGAAACTGATTCTGATGGAGCATCGGAACCGATGATGACCTGTAGAACCACCGAGTATGAAGGATTGCCTCCTCTGAACTGGCAAGTAATCTCAATGGGCTCAGCTCATCCAAATAATATTGTGCAGGATGATTCGGAAACATCTCTGGGAGAAGAGTATTACTGTCCCATTCACATGTGCGGAAGCCTTATAAAGACGAACACATTTTCTTCCCATATCCTGCAAGATCATAGAGTTGGGAAAACCAAAGGTGCTTCACCACAGGAAGATTACCATCAATTAGTGGAAGGTTTACCAAAGCAGTTCTCCTTCGATGGCGCTCTCCTCACCAAAGGAAACACTTTTGTGGCCCTTCTCTTTTACACCAGCTTAGCGAAGGAAAG CACCCTTAGATCACATCGAATGCGGAATCATCCACTGACCATGCTAGCTGCTCCAAAAATGGCAAAGGATGATACATTAGCCGGCGTTTTCTTCTGGCTGCTCGGTTGTCCATCGTGTGCCCAACTTCTTGCCAAGCTCACAGTCTACGATCCATTCGATCAAATTGGACGGAGTATGATCATAAGACCACGTGATTTATCTCAGAACCAAGACCCTCGAGAATTCGTCGCCAATTCGAAGGATCATTTGCTTATAACCGTTCCACACAAGCAAAGAACTTTTCAAATAACTGTGGTCATAGATGAGCCGCAAACTTAG
- the LOC117143884 gene encoding uncharacterized protein LOC117143884 isoform X2: protein MFRFYKLYSLYMNNMASGPAGQREWCLCEKLPRAVLHIPVNHRQICQVCGLARRPQAGPDSSSDKDVDQGTEEQKTIIPEQSQVEEPKKSLKTRVKVAIRGKKPKAKNCCRTNCLKCGGLAKAEVGQEGTEAPKEMKCKRYPGRHGLYSKPKGMMSRRQVAKAPPPSTPSSSLALSPLPSSPPSPTAPPPPAHQEPESARSEMPSLVATAHTVSNPKNNLLQNYNNLFVSNFIPLQSPITDTFGGAISKRSRNSIRPRIHRSRPLPPLSKVLTNILSSQNSKDDREMGGGLSSCNCKDSQSTDSELASQFCPFDQYEGPSEDALVVNSARYMLHRPKSLHIEPRQDVHNNRIESLNFQFNTTKNTPSPNADNLSGILFMTHSVRKNLKKTIDNIGNECHISGKARPTNSSDPKPAVTQQSNREIKAKESEDLERSSILSSIMDKVFSSQESKSSNCVDDKIPELEDINKTINDMFVEDPERVSLKSNVSNEHSVFSSNKTNHYEDYSQPVSKTLSISNSTWERICETKPKSTLYKCARCGQHKHREDIFAKIKIKDSKVPGKPDANQIRLNKKIGCAIKQRLNNLRSFSGAQECKKLEHERKTLGDQGVIPELFRENRSMQKRKATDDIAKEENIRRQSISTSIQRKEDSLASQTPIKDHSTSNCLNIQAKIDKILRRDNNPAKIYDQPKITLSKIHHECLQKRPRIALKDVNLNQSQIPDNNFQLRRHKEPSFNWGVMQICETVSHRSLVIPKTLVPTYVGELVHIGQATNCYIKENILPDYPSSSLFEFRIPDISPNELLSYRSSDDISGSCTPIPHTASPKEQPISHKNPCLPVDPTQPEKSESRKTIYENLELSFTTQKADSFNHPNDKLTDYENQLVDMNEKCINANFSSLSDNNMSQTSNADLKSLRKEENPLKESNPKTDITAVGNTFARSKENKENSKDTLYQENRITLQKYSHSKLSNAIRKQIDKSLQQKIKKIMSKPIKLLKSNDSDSVDKFVEPFTNKLSVFEEYNANSTQENLKLGPNAILNKETDTAFSNSFTELSSSQKPLRLIANRCSSSEPKCLAKESKVETDSDGASEPMMTCRTTEYEGLPPLNWQVISMGSAHPNNIVQDDSETSLGEEYYCPIHMCGSLIKTNTFSSHILQDHRVGKTKGASPQEDYHQLVEGLPKQFSFDGALLTKGNTFVALLFYTSLAKERSHRMRNHPLTMLAAPKMAKDDTLAGVFFWLLGCPSCAQLLAKLTVYDPFDQIGRSMIIRPRDLSQNQDPREFVANSKDHLLITVPHKQRTFQITVVIDEPQT, encoded by the exons ATGTTCCGCTTCTACAAGTTGTACTCATTGTACATGAACAACATGGCCAGTGGACCTGCAGGGCAGCGGGAGTGGTGCCTGTGCGAGAAACTGCCGCGGGCGGTGCTCCACATTCCGGTAAACCATCGTCAGATCTGCCAGGTGTGCGGATTGGCCAGGCGCCCCCAGGCTGGACCCGATTCCTCCAGCGACAAGGATGTAGATCAGGGCACCGAGGAGCAGAAGACGATTATCCCTGAGCAAAGCCAAGTGGAGGAGCCCAAAAAAAGCCTAAAGACTCGGGTAAAGGTAGCCATTAGGGGCAAGAAGCCGAAAGCCAAGAATTGTTGCCGGACGAACTGCCTCAAGTGTGGTGGCTTGGCCAAAGCAGAAGTTGGCCAGGAAGGTACTGAAGCACCCAAAGAGATGAAGTGCAAGCGGTACCCGGGGCGTCATGGCTTGTACTCGAAACCGAAGGGGATGATGAGTCGTCGACAGGTGGCCAAAGCACCGCCACCTTCGACGCCGTCATCATCTCTTGCGCTATCGCCATTGCCTTCATCACCGCCATCGCCcacagcaccaccaccaccagctcATCAAGAACCGGAGTCAGCACGGTCGGAGATGCCAAGCCTGGTGGCCACGGCCCATACCGTTTCCAATCCAAAAAACAACCTGCTACAGAACTACAACAATCTATTTGTCAGTAACTTTATACCCTTACAGAGTCCCATTACGGATACTTTTGGAGGAGCTATCTCCAAGAGGAGCAGGAACAGCATTCGCCCACGCATCCACAGGAGTCGCCCATTGCCACCACTTTCCAAAGTCTTAACCAATATCTTGAGCAGCCAAAACTCGAAGGATGACAGAGAGATGGGTGGTGGATTGAGTAGCTGCAACTGTAAGGACTCGCAATCGACCGATTCCGAGCTGGCTAGCCAGTTCTGTCCATTTGATCAGTATGAAGGTCCATCCGAAGATGCTCTTGTCGTGAATAGCGCTCGATATATGCTCCATCGACCGAAATCACTGCACATCGAACCACGACAGGATGTGCACAACAATCGCATTGAATCTTTGAACTTTCAGTTCAACACTACCAAGAACACCCCGAGTCCAAACGCTGACAATCTATCGGGCATCCTATTCATGACGCATTCAGTTCGTAAAAACCTTAAGAAAACCATTGATAACATTGGAAACGAATGTCATATTTCAGGTAAAGCCAGACCAACCAACAGCTCGGACCCCAAACCGGCAGTTACTCAGCAGAGCAATCGGGAAATTAAGGCCAAAGAGTCGGAAGACCTCGAGAGATCTTCCATTTTAAGCTCAATCATGGACAAAGTATTCAGCTCACAGGAATCGAAAAGCTCAAACTGCGTGGATGACAAGATACCAGAATTGGAGGATATTAATAAGACGATCAACGACATGTTTGTCGAGGACCCTGAACGCGTTTCTTTGAAAAGTAATGTATCAAATGAGCACAGTGTATTTTCttcaaataaaacaaaccACTACGAAGATTATTCCCAGCCCGTTTCAAAAACACTAAGCATAAGCAATTCAACCTGGGAACGAATTTGCGAAACCAAACCCAAATCGACATTATATAAGTGTGCTCGCTGCGGACAGCATAAGCATCGTGAAGATATATTtgccaaaattaaaataaaggATAGTAAAGTTCCAGGAAAACCCGATGCGAATCAAATCAGGCTGAATAAAAAGATAGGATGCGCAATAAAGCAAAGGCTAAATAACTTAAGATCCTTTTCAGGAGCACAAGAATGTAAAAAACTCGAACACGAAAGGAAGACACTAGGAGATCAAGGGGTAATCCCAGAGCTTTTTAGAGAAAACCGAAGTATGCAAAAGCGAAAAGCTACGGATGACATCGCAAAAGAGGAAAATATAAGACGGCAATCCATAAGTACAAGCATTCAAAGGAAGGAGGATTCTTTGGCATCACAGACTCCCATAAAAGATCATAGCActtcaaattgtttaaatatacAAGCAAAAATAGATAAAATCCTACGGAGGGATAACAATCCAGCCAAAATATATGATCAACCAAAGATCACTCTTTCCAAGATACACCACGAATGTCTTCAAAAACGACCCAGAATCGCACTTAAAGATGTGAATTTAAACCAATCTCAAATACCGGATAATAACTTTCAATTACGTAGACATAAGGAGCCATCGTTCAACTGGGGAGTGATGCAAATCTGCGAGACTGTATCTCATAGGAGTCTAGTAATCCCCAAAACACTGGTTCCCACTTATGTTGGTGAGTTGGTGCATATCGGTCAAGCCACGAATTGCTATATCAAGGAAAATATTCTTCCGGACTATCCGTCTTCGTCCCTCTTTGAGTTTCGTATCCCTGACATTAGTCCCAACGAGCTGCTATCCTATCGAAGTTCGGATGACATTAGCGGAAGCTGTACTCCAATACCTCATACAGCGAGTCCAAAGGAGCAACCTATAAGCCACAAAAACCCGTGTCTTCCGGTTGATCCAACCCAGCCAGAAAAATCGGAAAGTCGAAAGACTATATACGAAAATCTTGAATTGTCGTTCACCACACAAAAAGCAGATAGTTTTAACCATCCCAATGACAAATTAACTGATTATGAAAACCAATTGGTAGATATGAATGAGAAATGCATAAATGCTAATTTTAGTTCCTTAAGTGACAACAATATGAGCCAAACATCAAATGCAGATTTAAAAAGTTTAAGAAAGGAAGAGAATCCATTAAAAGAATCCAATCCAAAGACTGACATTACGGCAGTTGGTAATACGTTTGCGAGatcaaaagaaaataaagaaaattcGAAGGATACATTGTACCAGGAAAACCGCATTACGTTACAAAAGTACAGTCACTCAAAATTGAGCAATGCGATTAGAAAACAAATCGACAAATCCTTGCAACAGAAGATCAAAAAAATTATGAGTAAACCGATAAAGTTGCTAAAATCAAATGATTCAGATTCAGTTGACAAATTTGTGGAACCATTTACAAACAAATTAAGTGTTTTCGAAGAATATAATGCAAACTCTACACAAGAAAACTTGAAACTTGGACCAAATGCCATTTTGAATAAAGAAACGGATACAGCTTTTTCAAATTCCTTCACGGAATTAAGTTCAAGTCAAAAGCCACTACGTCTTATAGCCAACCGGTGCTCCTCAAGTGAACCAAAGTGTCTAGCTAAAGAATCTAAGGTAGAAACTGATTCTGATGGAGCATCGGAACCGATGATGACCTGTAGAACCACCGAGTATGAAGGATTGCCTCCTCTGAACTGGCAAGTAATCTCAATGGGCTCAGCTCATCCAAATAATATTGTGCAGGATGATTCGGAAACATCTCTGGGAGAAGAGTATTACTGTCCCATTCACATGTGCGGAAGCCTTATAAAGACGAACACATTTTCTTCCCATATCCTGCAAGATCATAGAGTTGGGAAAACCAAAGGTGCTTCACCACAGGAAGATTACCATCAATTAGTGGAAGGTTTACCAAAGCAGTTCTCCTTCGATGGCGCTCTCCTCACCAAAGGAAACACTTTTGTGGCCCTTCTCTTTTACACCAGCTTAGCGAAGGAAAG ATCACATCGAATGCGGAATCATCCACTGACCATGCTAGCTGCTCCAAAAATGGCAAAGGATGATACATTAGCCGGCGTTTTCTTCTGGCTGCTCGGTTGTCCATCGTGTGCCCAACTTCTTGCCAAGCTCACAGTCTACGATCCATTCGATCAAATTGGACGGAGTATGATCATAAGACCACGTGATTTATCTCAGAACCAAGACCCTCGAGAATTCGTCGCCAATTCGAAGGATCATTTGCTTATAACCGTTCCACACAAGCAAAGAACTTTTCAAATAACTGTGGTCATAGATGAGCCGCAAACTTAG
- the LOC117143884 gene encoding uncharacterized protein LOC117143884 isoform X3, which yields MFRFYKLYSLYMNNMASGPAGQREWCLCEKLPRAVLHIPVNHRQICQVCGLARRPQAGPDSSSDKDVDQGTEEQKTIIPEQSQVEEPKKSLKTRVKVAIRGKKPKAKNCCRTNCLKCGGLAKAEVGQEGTEAPKEMKCKRYPGRHGLYSKPKGMMSRRQVAKAPPPSTPSSSLALSPLPSSPPSPTAPPPPAHQEPESARSEMPSLVATAHTVSNPKNNLLQNYNNLFVSNFIPLQSPITDTFGGAISKRSRNSIRPRIHRSRPLPPLSKVLTNILSSQNSKDDREMGGGLSSCNCKDSQSTDSELASQFCPFDQYEGPSEDALVVNSARYMLHRPKSLHIEPRQDVHNNRIESLNFQFNTTKNTPSPNADNLSGILFMTHSVRKNLKKTIDNIGNECHISGKARPTNSSDPKPAVTQQSNREIKAKESEDLERSSILSSIMDKVFSSQESKSSNCVDDKIPELEDINKTINDMFVEDPERVSLKNYSQPVSKTLSISNSTWERICETKPKSTLYKCARCGQHKHREDIFAKIKIKDSKVPGKPDANQIRLNKKIGCAIKQRLNNLRSFSGAQECKKLEHERKTLGDQGVIPELFRENRSMQKRKATDDIAKEENIRRQSISTSIQRKEDSLASQTPIKDHSTSNCLNIQAKIDKILRRDNNPAKIYDQPKITLSKIHHECLQKRPRIALKDVNLNQSQIPDNNFQLRRHKEPSFNWGVMQICETVSHRSLVIPKTLVPTYVGELVHIGQATNCYIKENILPDYPSSSLFEFRIPDISPNELLSYRSSDDISGSCTPIPHTASPKEQPISHKNPCLPVDPTQPEKSESRKTIYENLELSFTTQKADSFNHPNDKLTDYENQLVDMNEKCINANFSSLSDNNMSQTSNADLKSLRKEENPLKESNPKTDITAVGNTFARSKENKENSKDTLYQENRITLQKYSHSKLSNAIRKQIDKSLQQKIKKIMSKPIKLLKSNDSDSVDKFVEPFTNKLSVFEEYNANSTQENLKLGPNAILNKETDTAFSNSFTELSSSQKPLRLIANRCSSSEPKCLAKESKVETDSDGASEPMMTCRTTEYEGLPPLNWQVISMGSAHPNNIVQDDSETSLGEEYYCPIHMCGSLIKTNTFSSHILQDHRVGKTKGASPQEDYHQLVEGLPKQFSFDGALLTKGNTFVALLFYTSLAKESTLRSHRMRNHPLTMLAAPKMAKDDTLAGVFFWLLGCPSCAQLLAKLTVYDPFDQIGRSMIIRPRDLSQNQDPREFVANSKDHLLITVPHKQRTFQITVVIDEPQT from the exons ATGTTCCGCTTCTACAAGTTGTACTCATTGTACATGAACAACATGGCCAGTGGACCTGCAGGGCAGCGGGAGTGGTGCCTGTGCGAGAAACTGCCGCGGGCGGTGCTCCACATTCCGGTAAACCATCGTCAGATCTGCCAGGTGTGCGGATTGGCCAGGCGCCCCCAGGCTGGACCCGATTCCTCCAGCGACAAGGATGTAGATCAGGGCACCGAGGAGCAGAAGACGATTATCCCTGAGCAAAGCCAAGTGGAGGAGCCCAAAAAAAGCCTAAAGACTCGGGTAAAGGTAGCCATTAGGGGCAAGAAGCCGAAAGCCAAGAATTGTTGCCGGACGAACTGCCTCAAGTGTGGTGGCTTGGCCAAAGCAGAAGTTGGCCAGGAAGGTACTGAAGCACCCAAAGAGATGAAGTGCAAGCGGTACCCGGGGCGTCATGGCTTGTACTCGAAACCGAAGGGGATGATGAGTCGTCGACAGGTGGCCAAAGCACCGCCACCTTCGACGCCGTCATCATCTCTTGCGCTATCGCCATTGCCTTCATCACCGCCATCGCCcacagcaccaccaccaccagctcATCAAGAACCGGAGTCAGCACGGTCGGAGATGCCAAGCCTGGTGGCCACGGCCCATACCGTTTCCAATCCAAAAAACAACCTGCTACAGAACTACAACAATCTATTTGTCAGTAACTTTATACCCTTACAGAGTCCCATTACGGATACTTTTGGAGGAGCTATCTCCAAGAGGAGCAGGAACAGCATTCGCCCACGCATCCACAGGAGTCGCCCATTGCCACCACTTTCCAAAGTCTTAACCAATATCTTGAGCAGCCAAAACTCGAAGGATGACAGAGAGATGGGTGGTGGATTGAGTAGCTGCAACTGTAAGGACTCGCAATCGACCGATTCCGAGCTGGCTAGCCAGTTCTGTCCATTTGATCAGTATGAAGGTCCATCCGAAGATGCTCTTGTCGTGAATAGCGCTCGATATATGCTCCATCGACCGAAATCACTGCACATCGAACCACGACAGGATGTGCACAACAATCGCATTGAATCTTTGAACTTTCAGTTCAACACTACCAAGAACACCCCGAGTCCAAACGCTGACAATCTATCGGGCATCCTATTCATGACGCATTCAGTTCGTAAAAACCTTAAGAAAACCATTGATAACATTGGAAACGAATGTCATATTTCAGGTAAAGCCAGACCAACCAACAGCTCGGACCCCAAACCGGCAGTTACTCAGCAGAGCAATCGGGAAATTAAGGCCAAAGAGTCGGAAGACCTCGAGAGATCTTCCATTTTAAGCTCAATCATGGACAAAGTATTCAGCTCACAGGAATCGAAAAGCTCAAACTGCGTGGATGACAAGATACCAGAATTGGAGGATATTAATAAGACGATCAACGACATGTTTGTCGAGGACCCTGAACGCGTTTCTTTGAAAA ATTATTCCCAGCCCGTTTCAAAAACACTAAGCATAAGCAATTCAACCTGGGAACGAATTTGCGAAACCAAACCCAAATCGACATTATATAAGTGTGCTCGCTGCGGACAGCATAAGCATCGTGAAGATATATTtgccaaaattaaaataaaggATAGTAAAGTTCCAGGAAAACCCGATGCGAATCAAATCAGGCTGAATAAAAAGATAGGATGCGCAATAAAGCAAAGGCTAAATAACTTAAGATCCTTTTCAGGAGCACAAGAATGTAAAAAACTCGAACACGAAAGGAAGACACTAGGAGATCAAGGGGTAATCCCAGAGCTTTTTAGAGAAAACCGAAGTATGCAAAAGCGAAAAGCTACGGATGACATCGCAAAAGAGGAAAATATAAGACGGCAATCCATAAGTACAAGCATTCAAAGGAAGGAGGATTCTTTGGCATCACAGACTCCCATAAAAGATCATAGCActtcaaattgtttaaatatacAAGCAAAAATAGATAAAATCCTACGGAGGGATAACAATCCAGCCAAAATATATGATCAACCAAAGATCACTCTTTCCAAGATACACCACGAATGTCTTCAAAAACGACCCAGAATCGCACTTAAAGATGTGAATTTAAACCAATCTCAAATACCGGATAATAACTTTCAATTACGTAGACATAAGGAGCCATCGTTCAACTGGGGAGTGATGCAAATCTGCGAGACTGTATCTCATAGGAGTCTAGTAATCCCCAAAACACTGGTTCCCACTTATGTTGGTGAGTTGGTGCATATCGGTCAAGCCACGAATTGCTATATCAAGGAAAATATTCTTCCGGACTATCCGTCTTCGTCCCTCTTTGAGTTTCGTATCCCTGACATTAGTCCCAACGAGCTGCTATCCTATCGAAGTTCGGATGACATTAGCGGAAGCTGTACTCCAATACCTCATACAGCGAGTCCAAAGGAGCAACCTATAAGCCACAAAAACCCGTGTCTTCCGGTTGATCCAACCCAGCCAGAAAAATCGGAAAGTCGAAAGACTATATACGAAAATCTTGAATTGTCGTTCACCACACAAAAAGCAGATAGTTTTAACCATCCCAATGACAAATTAACTGATTATGAAAACCAATTGGTAGATATGAATGAGAAATGCATAAATGCTAATTTTAGTTCCTTAAGTGACAACAATATGAGCCAAACATCAAATGCAGATTTAAAAAGTTTAAGAAAGGAAGAGAATCCATTAAAAGAATCCAATCCAAAGACTGACATTACGGCAGTTGGTAATACGTTTGCGAGatcaaaagaaaataaagaaaattcGAAGGATACATTGTACCAGGAAAACCGCATTACGTTACAAAAGTACAGTCACTCAAAATTGAGCAATGCGATTAGAAAACAAATCGACAAATCCTTGCAACAGAAGATCAAAAAAATTATGAGTAAACCGATAAAGTTGCTAAAATCAAATGATTCAGATTCAGTTGACAAATTTGTGGAACCATTTACAAACAAATTAAGTGTTTTCGAAGAATATAATGCAAACTCTACACAAGAAAACTTGAAACTTGGACCAAATGCCATTTTGAATAAAGAAACGGATACAGCTTTTTCAAATTCCTTCACGGAATTAAGTTCAAGTCAAAAGCCACTACGTCTTATAGCCAACCGGTGCTCCTCAAGTGAACCAAAGTGTCTAGCTAAAGAATCTAAGGTAGAAACTGATTCTGATGGAGCATCGGAACCGATGATGACCTGTAGAACCACCGAGTATGAAGGATTGCCTCCTCTGAACTGGCAAGTAATCTCAATGGGCTCAGCTCATCCAAATAATATTGTGCAGGATGATTCGGAAACATCTCTGGGAGAAGAGTATTACTGTCCCATTCACATGTGCGGAAGCCTTATAAAGACGAACACATTTTCTTCCCATATCCTGCAAGATCATAGAGTTGGGAAAACCAAAGGTGCTTCACCACAGGAAGATTACCATCAATTAGTGGAAGGTTTACCAAAGCAGTTCTCCTTCGATGGCGCTCTCCTCACCAAAGGAAACACTTTTGTGGCCCTTCTCTTTTACACCAGCTTAGCGAAGGAAAG CACCCTTAGATCACATCGAATGCGGAATCATCCACTGACCATGCTAGCTGCTCCAAAAATGGCAAAGGATGATACATTAGCCGGCGTTTTCTTCTGGCTGCTCGGTTGTCCATCGTGTGCCCAACTTCTTGCCAAGCTCACAGTCTACGATCCATTCGATCAAATTGGACGGAGTATGATCATAAGACCACGTGATTTATCTCAGAACCAAGACCCTCGAGAATTCGTCGCCAATTCGAAGGATCATTTGCTTATAACCGTTCCACACAAGCAAAGAACTTTTCAAATAACTGTGGTCATAGATGAGCCGCAAACTTAG